In Silene latifolia isolate original U9 population chromosome X, ASM4854445v1, whole genome shotgun sequence, the following proteins share a genomic window:
- the LOC141620281 gene encoding uncharacterized protein LOC141620281, with amino-acid sequence MLQLEEEDVVEEVNLWSQAVVCFILGANPPWKIIEGFIRRIWTKFNIDKISFMHNGIFLVRFKTMEMKNKVLQSGYYMFDNKPLIVKEWVKDLEMKKEDVKTVPAWIRLHSLPLKFWGKGLPKIASLVGKYVKSDGATEERTRLGYARVMVEMEVDQKLPGKVEFKDEKGSWIWGGSGV; translated from the coding sequence ATGCTACAATTAGAGGAAGAAGATGTCGTGGAGGAGGTAAATCTTTGGAGTCAAGCCGTGGTATGCTTTATTCTTGGTGCTAATCCTCCATGGAAGATCATTGAGGGCTTCATCAGGCGTATATGGACGAAATTTAACATTGATAAGATTTCCTTCATGCATAATGGGATCTTTTTAGTAAGGTTCAAGACAATGGAAATGAAGAATAAGGTGCTACAATCAGGCTACTACATGTTTGACAACAAGCCATTGATTGTCAAGGAGTGGGTGAAAGATCTGGAGATGAAAAAAGAGGATGTGAAAACTGTGCCAGCCTGGATCAGATTACATAGCCTTCCTCTGAAATTCTGGGGGAAGGGCTTACCAAAAATTGCAAGCCTAGTAGGTAAGTATGTAAAAAGTGATGGTGCCACAGAGGAGAGAACGAGGTTGGGGTATGCCAGGGTGATGGTAGAAATGGAGGTGGACCAAAAATTACCTGGGAAAGTGGAGTTCAAAGATGAGAAAGGATCGTGGATCTGGGGTGGAAGTGGAGTATGA